CATGGCAAAGATCAAGCTCACCAAGACCGCCGTGGAGGCGACGCAACCCCAGGCCAAGGACGTCGAACTGCGGGACACCGTGGTGCCCGGCTTCCTGTGCAAGATCACCCCGGCGGGCCGCAAGGTGTTCATGCTCCAGTACCGCACGAACTCCGGGCAGTCCCGCAAGCCCTCGCTGGGGCTGCTCGGGGAACTGACCGTGGAGCAGGCCCGCGTCATGGCACAGGACTGGCTGGCCGAGGTTCGTCGGGGCGGCGATCCTGGCGGTGCCAAGGCCGAGGCGCGCAAGGCGCCTACGGTGGCCGAGTTGTGCAAGAAGTTCATGACCGACTATTCCGAAAAGCGCAACAAGCCCAGCACGCGGCGCGGCTACCAGGCCGTCATCGACCGTTGCATCGTCCCGATGCTGGGCCGCAAGAAGGTGCAGGACGTGAAGCGCCCCGACATTGCCGGGTTGATGGAGAAGTTGGCCTACAAGCCGGCCGAGGCGAACAACGCCTTCGGTGTGCTGCGCAAGATGTTCAACTTGGCCGAAGTGTGGGGCTACCGCCCTGACGGCACGAACCCGTGCCGCCATGTTCCGATGTTCCCGCCCGGCAAGGAAACGCGGCTCATCGTGGACGATGAAATGGCGCTGATCTTCCGACACCTGGACAAGCTGGAGGCGGAAGGGCTGGAGAACTACGTCATCCCGCTGGCGATCCGCCTGCAATTCGAGTTCGCTGGGCGTCGCTCCGAAATCTGCACCCTCGAATGGGCTTGGGTCGATCTGGAGAACCGGCGCGTGGTCTGGCCTGATAGCAAGACCGGCGGCATGTCCAAACCCATGAGTGCGGAAGCCTATCGGCTGCTTTCGACAGCTCCACGCCGGGAAGGCTGCCCCTATGTCCTGCCTTCGCCCCACGACCCGGACAAGCACCTGACCTTTGGCGAGCACTATGGCGGCTGGTGCCGGGTGCTCAAGGCCGCCGGCGTGCCGCACGTCGGCACGCACGGCATCCGCCACCGCTCGACGACCGACATTGCCAATTCGGGCGTACCCACCAAAGTAGGCATGAAGCTGACGGGCCACAAGACCGTGGCGATGTTCATGCACTACGTCCACACCGAGGACAAGCCGGTGCGCGATGCGGCTGAGCTGGTGGCCAGCCGAAGGCAGGCCATCACGGGTGCGCGGCAACGCCAGCCGCAGGAGGCAACGGCATGAGCAGCAAGCAATCGTCCGCAGTGACGGTCAGGGCTGCCGCCTTGCCTGCCGGCTACGCCGGCATCCACGGCGGCATCGTGGAACTGCTCGACGCTGCACGCCGCGCCACGGCGCGCAGCGTCAACGCGCTGATGACCGCCAGCTATTGGGAAATCGGCCGCCGCATCGTGGAGGCCGAGCAACAGGGCAAACGCCGCGCAGGGTACGGCGAGCAGTTGATCGAGCGGCTGTCGGCTGACCTGACCGCGCAGTTCGGGCGCGGGTTCAGCCGCCCGAACTTGCAGCAGATGCGGTCGTTCTTCCTGACCTGGCCAATTCGCCAGACAGTGTCTAGCGAATCTTCCCCAGCGCCGTCGCAAGGGCATTCCCTGCTGGCGCAGGGGCGCCCTGGGCGGCTGGACGAACTGGCCCAGGTCTTCCCCTTGCCGTGGTCGGCCTATGTGCGGCTGCTGATGGTCAAAGATGACCACGCGCGCCAGTTCTACGAAGCCGAAGCCCTGCGCGGCGGCTGGAGCGTGCGCCAGCTCGACCGGCAAATCGACAGCCAGTTCTACGAGCGCACGGCGCTGTCGAAGAATAAGGCGGCGATGCTGGTCAAGTGCGCCGTACCGAAGCCGGCCGATGCCGTGACGGTCGATGATGCGATCAAAGACCCGCTCGTGCTGGAGTTCCTCGACCTCAAGGACGAGTATTCAGAATCCGACCTCGAACACGCCTTGATTCGCCGGCTAGAGGATTTTCTGCTCGAACTTGGCGATGGCTTCACCTTCGTCGGGCGGCAGCGTCGCTTGCGCATCGACCAGACGTGGTATCGCGTCGATCTGCTATTTTTCCATCGTCGCTTGCGCTGCCTGGTCATCATCGACTTGAAGCTCGGTGCGTTGACGCATGCCGATGTGGGCCAGATGCACTTGTATTGCAACTATGCGAAGGAGCACTGGACGTTCCCCGAGGAAAACCCGCCCGTGGGCCTGATCCTCTGCGCCGACAAGGGACACGCCTTGGCGCGGTATGCGCTGGAAGGCTTGCCCAACAAGGTGATGGCGGCGAACTACAAGATGGTGCTGCCGGATGCCGAAGTGCTGCAAAAGGAGTTGGAGAAAACGCGGCGGCTGATCGAGTCTCGCGGGACGATGGCCCCGAATAAGCGCAAGAGATAGCCGGGTCTACCAGAACGAGGCAAATGAGTTCGGCCAACGGCACCAGCTTTGCCTAGCCAGTGCAGATTGAACGCAACTGCGGGCAGATCGATCAGCCTCCCGTGTACGGGGGCGAGGTGGAGGCCGACGCAACCACCCCGATAGTTCCCCATACGGGCCGTTGCACATCGGCTTGATGGGTCAATTCGCCGTTTCCGGCGGCCAATCCTCGGGAACCAGCGCGGGCGGTTTGGTCCATGGTTCTTCGACCAGCGCGTCCTGGAACCACTGTTCGCGCAGATTCGCATGCTCTGTAACGATCAATTGGAAGCCTGGGATATCTTCCTGCGTGAACTTCAGCAGCAACTCGAACAGCCTACGCACCGCATCGAGATCAGCGTCCTGTTCCGTCTTCTGCACCGAGCCGTCGGCATCCCTGTAGACCTGCTCGGAGGGGAAGTAGACCTGGGTTGGTTGGTCGATCAGCAGGAAGCGTGGAATCGGACGGTTGTTCTGCGCCGCGAATAGATGCAGGGCCAGCAGTGCCGACAGATGGTAGGCCAGATGGTTCTCGCCGCCGCCGGTCCGGCCCATCGGCACAGGACGCTCGGGTCGATCAAAGATGATTGTCAACTGCGGCAGGTTGAGCCGCGCAGGGTAAGGACCGAATTCGGCGTTGAACTTTTGGATGTACCGCGATACCTGTGCGGAGATGTTGTTGAGGATCGAAGTCAGGCGTTCGTTGCTGTCGTCGGCGCCGATCTGTTCCTCAAGCTGCTTGACTTTGTTGTTGAGACGGCGATTCTCCGCTTCCAGTTTGGCAAGATCTTCATTCGGGAGGAGCGTTTCCAGAAACAGGCTGATACGGCCGACCACGCGCGCCGCCGCGTTGTTACGGGTGCCCATCTGGGCGATGACTTCATTGGCCGAGATCGCCGCGGATAGCTCCGCTTCCTTCTGCTTGATATCGCCCGCGATCCCGTCTGCGTTGCCGGTCAGTTCGGCCAGGTAGGCTTCGAGCTTGGGGCGCTGGCCGGTGGCGATGCGCAATTCTTTGTCGAGCGATTCCAGTTCCTTGAGCAGGACGACGGCGACCGGGGACTCCAGCGCCAAGTTTTGCTCGCTGAACGGCCATTGCCATTCGCCGCTGTCGGGGTTCTTCGGCAGCGCCTTGATCGAGGCCAGCCGGTCTATCTGTTCGGCGGCTTCGTTTTCGTAGCCGCCCGACCGCTTGGCGAACTGTCGTGCCGCGTCGATCCGGGCCTGGGTATCACGGCGATCCTGACGCAACCGGGCCAGTTCATCTTCCAGAAGCGAAACCCGGCTGCCGTCGTCGTCTGGCACCGTTTCGGGCTTCCACGAGAGCGCCAACCTCAATGCGTCGATGATCCCGTCGGCATTCGGGTTCTCGTCGGTATTGCCGATGACTCCGACCGTCTTTGCTTCCGAGTGGAGGCCGATAGCTTGTTCATGCGACGTGTCGACGGCGTCGCGCGCCTGCTCCAGCTTCTTGTTGCTGATCCTCAGATCGCGCTGCGCTATGCGCAGCTTGGATTCCAGCTCGTAGCGATCGTGCGAGGAGACGCCGAGCAGGATTGGCAGCGTGTCGCGGATCGCCTGCGGTTGGAACTGCTCGTTTTGCCGATAGAAAAGTTGGTCTTTGTTGGCAACCAGTCCCTGCTTCTGGAACAGGTAGTAGAACGTGTGCTTGACGTTCGCATCGTAGCTGTCGCGGCTGTGTTCAAGCGCGACTTCCGTGCGGTTCTCGGGAATGCCGAGCAGGCGCGACAGCAGTTCGACGATGCTGTCGTCGTCGGTGTTGACCACCAGATCTTTGAACTCGGGCACCTGCAATTGAGCGCCCCTTCGCAGCATTGCCGTGCTGCAGCTGGCGCCTCCGCCGGGCGGGGTCGGCTTGGCAACCAGCACCTGTTCTTTCTCGAACTGATAGATCACGGCGAACCAGGCCACTTTGTCGCGGATGATGCCTTCGGGGACGTTGAACGAGGAACGTCCCATGCAATATTCGATGATCTCGGAGAGCGCAGACTTTCCGGTGGAGGAGCGACCGGTGATCACGTTGAGTCCGTCTACCTTGAACTGGAGGTCGCGGCGCTGGCCGTCATGGCTGTAGATGTGGATGGATCTGATCTTCATGGACGAATCCCGAAAGTCGTGTAAACGGTCGCCCGGTCGGCGATGCGTGCAAATTCCTTTCCGATGATGCGTGCCACTTTCTGGCAGGCAACGGTTTCGGCGGTTCCATCGACGGTCTTGCGGACCTTCTTGGGTACGGTCTGGATGCGACCGTCGTCCGCGACGGCGATGCAGCCCCTTTCCATCAGCAGACCGAATCCCTCGAAGGCATACGGCAGCATCTGCGTAACCCGGTCGGTGAAGCCCACCATGATTTGCTGGTTCTTCTCCGCGGTCTTGAGCAGGTAACTGCGTGGACTGCTGGCGATCACCTCGCGTGAATCCTTATGCAGGCACAGGGGCAGCACAAGCAGCGACAGCGAAAATGGCATGCCGCGAGCGTCTTCTTCCTCGTAGCCATGCAGAGCGCGGAACAGGACCAAGCCGCAGAATGCAGGGTTGAACAGGTTTCGGATTTCAAAGGGGCGCTGATCCCATCGCTTCACGAGGCCACCCCCAGCACCTCGCCAAGGCGGTCGAGGAATCTGGGATGCCAGTAGACCTTGGGTTCGGGCGTGGCATCCGCCAGGATATGGAAGCTGCCGCGAAGGACATAGGGCTCCGTCACCCGTGCGCGAATGCGCAGGGATTCGATCTTCCCAGTCTCGAATTCCGCCCAGTTGTAGAGAGTCGCGCCGGCTTCGCGCAGTGCTTCGTCCGCGCTGTCGTCCTTCAGTTTCTCGAAAGCGACATCCTTGTAGCGGCCCCACTCATCGGTGAGGCGATCTTCGTACTCCTCGACTTCTCCCAACACAAGCAGGTTCTCGCGCGCCCAGGCCGATCGTTGTTCGAACGCTCGGTAGTAATCCAGAATCGCGCTCCTGATCCGATTGGAGGAAATGCCGATCTCGCGCAATTGCGCCACGAACAGGCGCGGATCGGTATCAGTGTCGATCTCGTCGGTGGGCACCTTTCCACGGAACGTGATAGGCAGGTTGTCCGCCTTGTATTCCTCGGCGAAGTTCGAGAGCTTGTCCGAGACTTCATAGCCGAAGATCCCTTCCGACTTGGCGCCAGTCAACTGTTTGATCACCGCATCGGTCCACCAGCCCTCCAGCCGCTCGAAGACGAACTCTCGGTGCTCCCGCCGAATACTTCGCATGTGCTTGTCCCTTATGAGCGCCGGGATGTCGCCGATGCGTGGGCTGCCATCGAGGATCAGGATGCGTTCGAGAAAATCTTGTTTTTCGGGTCCACTCAGTTCGTTGAAGGCTGTAGCGATCGGCGCGATGAGTTTTGATGTCGATCCGGCAAGTGCGGTATCGGCCAATTCGGTCAGCGTTGTCGTATCGCCGGAGGCGGCGGGCCGATCGGGGAGAAGACGGGCAAGGAACGAGCCGGTCGATACCGTGCCGGTGGTGAACAGAAAGAACCGCAGGTTCGATGCAGCGCGGCCATCTCGTTTGTACCGCGCCAGCCAGATGTTGACGGACTTCCAGAAATCCGTCGACAGGTCGGTCAACCTATCGCCGATCGCCTTGTGTTTGAGTGAAGCCAAGGACTTGCCGCCGTCGCCGTCGACAAAGTCGAGGTCGTCGTCCTTTTCCAGGAAGATGGCAGTGTCTTCCGGCAATTGAAGCAGTTGTAGCAGCGCGAGACGTGCCTGGTAGATATATCCCAGACCCTGCTCGCCGGCTGAAAATTTATCGGTGGGCGCCTCGGCCATACCTAAGTCCTTATGCTGATTCTTGGAGGGCGGGCACGACGATAAGGCAGGGGCGTGTAGCGCATCTTCCGATGCGCCATGTCTTAAGCTATTACCCCCCGGCTATGGCAGCAAACCCGCCCCCTGCCTGTCCATTACTGGCAATAGTAACAAATCGTCTTAGCCGGGGAATCGATTTTGTATTTCGCCGCTGTGGCGGCGCATGGGTACTTCCACGACCTTGAGCCTGACGCGATTTTGGAGATTGTTGTGCTCCTCGAAGTAGCGTGCAGTCGAATGCTTTTTGACAGTGCCATTGAGCCGCAACTTGACCGACGAGAAACACCGCTCTGAATCAGGCACCACCAGATGGAAATGCAGTCGGCGACCTTGGTATTGCTTCGCAAGGTAAGCATCAGCCTTGTGCAGAATCCAACGGACTTCATTGGCGCTGATGCGCTTTCCGAACGTGTATTTGCACTGGACGTAAATGGTCTCGCCGTCGCGTTCAAGAACCAGATCCACGCCGCTGTCCACGAAGCCGAACTGGAGTCCTCGATAGGTCACCGCATAGCCCTCGGCTTCAAACTGTAGGCCGACGTGACGCTCGTACACATAGCCCCATTGTGAAGGCGAAAGCGAAGCGTAGGAAATGCTGTGAAGTGCCTTTCCATCGTGAACCACGTGCAGCATCTTCTCCGCGCTGTCAAAAACCAAGTGCCCAGATCTCAATGCACGCCCGAGTCGCAGTCGCTCTTTCGCTGTGCTGTCTTCTCTCGCGGTTCCAGTCGTCATGATCCCTTTTGTTCGATGTCGATGATCCTTCTCTCGGTTGACAAACGATAGCCCAATTGGGCGTCTCCCGGCCTTGCCGGGCCGCGCTGTCGTGTCGGGTAGCGGCGGCACATTGCTGTGCCGCCGCCCCCTAAGAACCGTACGTGCAGGTCACCCCGCATACGGCTCAAGCCCTTCTTCAGCACCATGGACTGGCACCGGGCCATCCAACAGGACGTTTCGAGGTTCGCCGGCGAGCGAAGTATTCGGCTCCCTCTGGATCGAACGGGTTGGCAGTTGCGCGGACCTTGATGTGACGGATGATCGCCACCGTCGATGCACGGAAGAGTTCGACACCAGAGGTTTTGTCTCTGGCTGAGCCCTTCGTGGCAAAGCTCCATTTCCTGCTGCCGTTCGTCGGGAAGTACCGCTCCTTCACCCACCGCGCTCCTTTGTTGGGATGCCTGCGCTTTGCCCAAATCCAGAGCAGTTGCCAAATGCGGTGATCCACCAGAGTGAAGACTGCCTTCGCCACGATGTGACGGTGATACATCGCCCAACCCCGGATGACCGGATTGAGTTGCCGTATCAGCAGCTCCTGCGTGGAGCTGGTGTTGCCTTTGAGGATCTCCCGGATCTTGTCCAGCAAGGACTTGATGCTCTTCCTTGCCGGCTTGATCAGCAGTTTGCCGCCATATCGACGAACGTTCTGCCCCAGGAAATCGAACCCATCCGTCAGGTGCGTGATCCGCGTTTTCTCCTCCGACAGCTCCAACCCACGCTCCGCCAAGAACTGGCGAATCGCAGGCAGGATCTGGGATTCGAGCCCATCTTTCGACGCGCCGGTCACCACGAAATCATCGGCATAACGGATGACGTTGACTCTGGCCCTTTGGCGTTCACGGTACGTCCTTCCGGAGTTCGCATGAACTACTGCCTCCAAGCCGTCCAACGCCATGTTCGCGATGATGGGCGAGATGATCCCCCCTTGGGGTGTCCCCGCCCGGGTCGCGAACAAGGTTCCTTCATCGACGTAACCAGCCTCCAGCCATTGGCGCAGGACCACCTTGTCCATCGGTATGTGTTCCAAGAACCAGAGGTGACTGAAGTTGTCGAAACAACCCCGGATGTCACCTTCCAGAATCCACTCCGCCGAAGTAGGTCCGGCCAGAGCCTTGAAGCATTGCTCGATGGCATCGGCGGTCGAGCGTTCGGGCCGGAAGCCATAGGAGTTTGGGTCCGCCAGGGTCTCCGCGATGGGTTCCAGAGCGAGCTTCCATAAAGCCTGCATCGCCCGGTCCCGCATGCAAGGTATGCCCAGCGGCCGTTTCTTCCCGTTGCTCTTGGGGATGTAGATGCGCCGCAGCGGCATCGCGCGGTAGCCACGATGTTGCATTGACAGCATCCCGTTCCACCTGGCCGCCGAAGGTTTCCAGACCTTGCCATCCACCCCCGGCGTTCTCTTGCCTCGATTCTCCGTCACTCGCTTCACGGCAAGCATCTTGCCGCTGTGCGAGCGGGTCAGCAGGCGCTGCAAGGATTTCGCCTTACCCCACCTGCCTTCCTGGATTGCCTTGGCGATACGCATCTGAAGCCGCTTCACTTCCGCTTCGATGTGCGGCCAGTTCGCCTGGTCCCACATCTGCGCAGCAGGCGAGGACGCACCAGCGCTCGACACTTTCGCATCGTTCGCCGTCATCTGCTTTTCCTCGTACAACGGTTGGTCAAGATTCTCTCGCCATGAATGACCATGCGGAAGTCTGCCCGCTTTCGCGTCGGGCGATGTCCCAGCCCGTATCCCACCCACTACAGACAGGCATTCGCTTTCTCCGCAATCCTTTACCCACCATGCCAACAGCGTCCCTCGCGGTTCGCCTGCCGTTGCCGGCGACATGATGGGCTTACCCAGTTCCACATGTATCTCAGGATAGGTCGGACCCGTTCTACGGCACCGGCGGCGCTGTGTCCATGATGGCCCACGTAGCTAAGGCCATGCCTGCCGCACACCTTTTGGTTCAAGCCTGTCAGCACGTTTGGCTTGTTCTCGATGACGGTGCCTATGCGAACGTTCACATATGTTGGTCGTACCCATCCGTCCCTAGCGCCTCCCCGCATTCGTGCTCGCAGGTTCGGCCTTGCCTCGCGGCTCGGCTTACCGGGTACCCCGGCGGCTACATTGTTCCCAGAGCTTCACACC
This Cupriavidus nantongensis DNA region includes the following protein-coding sequences:
- a CDS encoding tyrosine-type recombinase/integrase, which translates into the protein MAKIKLTKTAVEATQPQAKDVELRDTVVPGFLCKITPAGRKVFMLQYRTNSGQSRKPSLGLLGELTVEQARVMAQDWLAEVRRGGDPGGAKAEARKAPTVAELCKKFMTDYSEKRNKPSTRRGYQAVIDRCIVPMLGRKKVQDVKRPDIAGLMEKLAYKPAEANNAFGVLRKMFNLAEVWGYRPDGTNPCRHVPMFPPGKETRLIVDDEMALIFRHLDKLEAEGLENYVIPLAIRLQFEFAGRRSEICTLEWAWVDLENRRVVWPDSKTGGMSKPMSAEAYRLLSTAPRREGCPYVLPSPHDPDKHLTFGEHYGGWCRVLKAAGVPHVGTHGIRHRSTTDIANSGVPTKVGMKLTGHKTVAMFMHYVHTEDKPVRDAAELVASRRQAITGARQRQPQEATA
- a CDS encoding DUF3732 domain-containing protein; protein product: MKIRSIHIYSHDGQRRDLQFKVDGLNVITGRSSTGKSALSEIIEYCMGRSSFNVPEGIIRDKVAWFAVIYQFEKEQVLVAKPTPPGGGASCSTAMLRRGAQLQVPEFKDLVVNTDDDSIVELLSRLLGIPENRTEVALEHSRDSYDANVKHTFYYLFQKQGLVANKDQLFYRQNEQFQPQAIRDTLPILLGVSSHDRYELESKLRIAQRDLRISNKKLEQARDAVDTSHEQAIGLHSEAKTVGVIGNTDENPNADGIIDALRLALSWKPETVPDDDGSRVSLLEDELARLRQDRRDTQARIDAARQFAKRSGGYENEAAEQIDRLASIKALPKNPDSGEWQWPFSEQNLALESPVAVVLLKELESLDKELRIATGQRPKLEAYLAELTGNADGIAGDIKQKEAELSAAISANEVIAQMGTRNNAAARVVGRISLFLETLLPNEDLAKLEAENRRLNNKVKQLEEQIGADDSNERLTSILNNISAQVSRYIQKFNAEFGPYPARLNLPQLTIIFDRPERPVPMGRTGGGENHLAYHLSALLALHLFAAQNNRPIPRFLLIDQPTQVYFPSEQVYRDADGSVQKTEQDADLDAVRRLFELLLKFTQEDIPGFQLIVTEHANLREQWFQDALVEEPWTKPPALVPEDWPPETAN
- a CDS encoding restriction endonuclease, with product MTTGTAREDSTAKERLRLGRALRSGHLVFDSAEKMLHVVHDGKALHSISYASLSPSQWGYVYERHVGLQFEAEGYAVTYRGLQFGFVDSGVDLVLERDGETIYVQCKYTFGKRISANEVRWILHKADAYLAKQYQGRRLHFHLVVPDSERCFSSVKLRLNGTVKKHSTARYFEEHNNLQNRVRLKVVEVPMRRHSGEIQNRFPG
- a CDS encoding ABC-three component system protein, producing the protein MAEAPTDKFSAGEQGLGYIYQARLALLQLLQLPEDTAIFLEKDDDLDFVDGDGGKSLASLKHKAIGDRLTDLSTDFWKSVNIWLARYKRDGRAASNLRFFLFTTGTVSTGSFLARLLPDRPAASGDTTTLTELADTALAGSTSKLIAPIATAFNELSGPEKQDFLERILILDGSPRIGDIPALIRDKHMRSIRREHREFVFERLEGWWTDAVIKQLTGAKSEGIFGYEVSDKLSNFAEEYKADNLPITFRGKVPTDEIDTDTDPRLFVAQLREIGISSNRIRSAILDYYRAFEQRSAWARENLLVLGEVEEYEDRLTDEWGRYKDVAFEKLKDDSADEALREAGATLYNWAEFETGKIESLRIRARVTEPYVLRGSFHILADATPEPKVYWHPRFLDRLGEVLGVAS
- a CDS encoding PDDEXK nuclease domain-containing protein, whose protein sequence is MSSKQSSAVTVRAAALPAGYAGIHGGIVELLDAARRATARSVNALMTASYWEIGRRIVEAEQQGKRRAGYGEQLIERLSADLTAQFGRGFSRPNLQQMRSFFLTWPIRQTVSSESSPAPSQGHSLLAQGRPGRLDELAQVFPLPWSAYVRLLMVKDDHARQFYEAEALRGGWSVRQLDRQIDSQFYERTALSKNKAAMLVKCAVPKPADAVTVDDAIKDPLVLEFLDLKDEYSESDLEHALIRRLEDFLLELGDGFTFVGRQRRLRIDQTWYRVDLLFFHRRLRCLVIIDLKLGALTHADVGQMHLYCNYAKEHWTFPEENPPVGLILCADKGHALARYALEGLPNKVMAANYKMVLPDAEVLQKELEKTRRLIESRGTMAPNKRKR
- a CDS encoding three component ABC system middle component; translated protein: MKRWDQRPFEIRNLFNPAFCGLVLFRALHGYEEEDARGMPFSLSLLVLPLCLHKDSREVIASSPRSYLLKTAEKNQQIMVGFTDRVTQMLPYAFEGFGLLMERGCIAVADDGRIQTVPKKVRKTVDGTAETVACQKVARIIGKEFARIADRATVYTTFGIRP
- the ltrA gene encoding group II intron reverse transcriptase/maturase, encoding MTANDAKVSSAGASSPAAQMWDQANWPHIEAEVKRLQMRIAKAIQEGRWGKAKSLQRLLTRSHSGKMLAVKRVTENRGKRTPGVDGKVWKPSAARWNGMLSMQHRGYRAMPLRRIYIPKSNGKKRPLGIPCMRDRAMQALWKLALEPIAETLADPNSYGFRPERSTADAIEQCFKALAGPTSAEWILEGDIRGCFDNFSHLWFLEHIPMDKVVLRQWLEAGYVDEGTLFATRAGTPQGGIISPIIANMALDGLEAVVHANSGRTYRERQRARVNVIRYADDFVVTGASKDGLESQILPAIRQFLAERGLELSEEKTRITHLTDGFDFLGQNVRRYGGKLLIKPARKSIKSLLDKIREILKGNTSSTQELLIRQLNPVIRGWAMYHRHIVAKAVFTLVDHRIWQLLWIWAKRRHPNKGARWVKERYFPTNGSRKWSFATKGSARDKTSGVELFRASTVAIIRHIKVRATANPFDPEGAEYFARRRTSKRPVGWPGASPWC